One window from the genome of Mailhella massiliensis encodes:
- a CDS encoding IS3 family transposase, which produces KGLRWESWTKAGQEENRMYSQGQRKRAIETFIKFDHSYADTVAELGYPTRACLRNWWNEYKKTGEVPESKFATDPRYTAEMKQRAVEHYLEHGKSLVRTMRALGYPKSREVLGDWIDEIAPGQRKYRGPNPKTPPIPIEKKVQVVAELEARTGPAAVIAERHGVSRTAPYFWRREMMGDNNGGPEKKGEPVSKEFDDLPDDIEQLQDMLREAKMQLRKVQLELDVRQATLEIVKKDPGADPDRLANAEKAAMVTALRTKYKLCELLPVVGMAKSSYEYARNVQLKGETEEHASAREAVIAAFESSGGTYGYRRIVAEVNAGSGSESRVGEWTVRAIMAEENLVACAAKKKRRYSSYEGETSAAPPNLLLDERGKHHFRADSPNETWITDVTEFRIPAGKAYLSPIVDCFDGMPLSWSISTSPDAEMANSSLLGACEWLDEGDHPAVHSDRGGHYRWPGWIKICEENGLVRSMSRKGCSPDNARCEGFFGRLKVEFFYGRDWDGVTIEEFITMLDAYLRWYRDIRIKSDLDYKSPMQYRRDLGLVA; this is translated from the coding sequence AGCTACGCCGACACCGTCGCAGAGTTAGGATATCCGACGAGAGCCTGCCTGCGTAACTGGTGGAACGAGTACAAGAAAACCGGTGAGGTGCCCGAGAGCAAGTTCGCCACCGATCCGAGGTACACCGCAGAGATGAAGCAGCGCGCCGTCGAGCACTACCTCGAGCATGGAAAGAGCCTGGTGAGGACGATGAGGGCGCTGGGATATCCCAAGAGCCGCGAGGTGCTCGGCGACTGGATCGACGAGATAGCGCCCGGGCAGCGCAAGTATAGGGGCCCGAACCCAAAGACGCCGCCGATTCCAATCGAGAAGAAGGTGCAGGTGGTGGCGGAGCTGGAGGCGAGGACTGGGCCCGCCGCGGTGATAGCCGAGCGTCACGGCGTGTCGAGGACCGCACCCTACTTCTGGCGCAGGGAGATGATGGGCGATAATAACGGGGGACCCGAGAAGAAGGGAGAACCCGTGAGCAAGGAGTTCGACGACCTGCCCGATGACATCGAGCAGCTTCAAGATATGCTGCGAGAGGCGAAGATGCAGCTCAGAAAGGTGCAGCTTGAGCTCGACGTACGCCAGGCGACCCTCGAGATAGTAAAAAAAGACCCGGGCGCCGACCCGGACCGCCTGGCCAACGCGGAGAAGGCGGCGATGGTGACGGCGCTGAGGACCAAGTATAAGCTCTGCGAGCTGCTCCCCGTGGTGGGCATGGCCAAGAGCAGCTACGAGTACGCGAGGAACGTGCAGCTCAAAGGCGAGACCGAGGAACACGCGTCCGCCAGGGAGGCGGTAATAGCGGCGTTCGAATCCAGCGGCGGCACCTACGGCTACAGGCGCATCGTCGCCGAGGTCAACGCCGGGTCTGGATCTGAGAGCCGAGTCGGCGAGTGGACCGTGCGTGCCATTATGGCCGAGGAGAACCTGGTCGCATGCGCCGCCAAGAAGAAGCGGCGCTACAGCTCCTACGAGGGCGAGACGTCCGCAGCGCCTCCGAACCTACTGCTAGACGAGCGGGGAAAGCACCACTTCCGCGCCGACAGCCCGAACGAGACATGGATAACGGACGTCACCGAGTTCCGCATCCCCGCCGGCAAGGCCTATCTCTCGCCAATCGTCGACTGTTTCGACGGAATGCCGCTGAGCTGGTCGATCTCCACGTCTCCCGATGCCGAGATGGCGAACTCCTCGCTGCTCGGAGCGTGTGAGTGGCTCGACGAGGGCGACCACCCGGCCGTGCATTCGGATAGAGGCGGTCATTATCGCTGGCCAGGCTGGATAAAGATATGCGAAGAGAACGGCCTGGTCAGATCGATGTCGAGGAAGGGCTGCAGCCCCGACAACGCGAGGTGCGAGGGCTTCTTCGGAAGGCTCAAGGTGGAATTTTTTTACGGACGCGACTGGGATGGGGTTACAATCGAGGAGTTCATCACCATGCTCGACGCGTATCTGAGATGGTATCGTGACATCAGGATCAAGAGCGACCTGGATTACAAGAGCCCCATGCAGTACCGAAGGGATTTGGGACTAGTCGCATAG